Part of the Mycolicibacterium mengxianglii genome is shown below.
GGGTTGCGCACCAAAGTGATCCTCTGGGCGGTGCGGTCGACCTGCTCGATCATGAACGGCCCGGCCGACGGGCCGGGGCGGTCGCGCTGGGCTGTGTTGAACACTTCGGGGTTCTCGGTCATCGACTTGGGTTGCAGCATGCCGTTGCCGGCGAACATGCCCTGCCAGTCGGTGTAGTGCGCGGCGAAGGTGACCACCGCCTGCCGGTCGTCGACGCCGCGGGTCACCGACGCGACCCGCTCGCTGCCGGCCGCGCTGGCGATGGCGAACTCCTTGTTCCTGCCGTTGGTGGCGTTGATCTGGCTGGCGATGTCTTCCCAGGTGATCGGGGTGCCGTCGGTCCACACGGCTTTGGGGTTGATGGTGTACGTCACCACCTGGGGGTCTTCGCTGGTGAGCTCGACGCTGGTGAAGAAGTCGGTGTTGACTTCTGTTGAGCCGTCCGGTGCGATCCGGAACGCCCGCGGCATCGTCCAGCGCAACATGGCGGCGCCATAACCTTCGCTGTCGAGGTGCGAAGGATTGAAGTTGTTGGGCATCAGGGGCAGGGACAGGCGCAGGTTCCCGCCCTGCTGCAGGTTCGCGACGTCTTGGGGATTGATATCGCTCGTACTGCCGACCTCGGCATTACCGCCGGCCGACGGCGGTGGTTCGTTGCTGCTCGAGCACCCCGCGACGAGTAGCACGGTGGCGAAGACAAGAGCGGCGCAGCGTCGAAGCGTCATGCCGACCGATGTTATCGGGCTGAACTGCTACAGCGGCGGGCTGGGAACCGCCGCCAGGAGTTTCCGGGTGTACTCATGCTGCGGATTGCTGAACACCGCCTGCGCCTCGCCCTGTTCGACGATCGCGCCCCGGTACATCACCGCCACCCGGTGGGCCAGATGTTTGACCACCGACAGGTCATGGGAGACGAACAGATACGACAACCCGAACTGCTGCTGGAGATCGAGCAGCAGGTTCAAGATGCCGGCCTGGATCGACACATCCAGCGCGGACACCGGCTCGTCGAGGGCGAGGATCTTCGGCTGCGTCGCCAATGCTCGGGCGATGCCGATGCGTTGTTTCTGCCCGCCGGAGAACTCGGACGGGTACCGTCCGGCGTCCGCGCGCCGCAGCCCGACGATCTCGAGCAGCTCGGCGACTCGGGTCGCAACGCCGGACTTGTCGAAACCGTTGGCCTGCAATGGTTCTGCGAGCAGGTCAGATACCGGCAACCGCGGGTCCAGCGACGCCACCGGGTCCTGGAAGACCACTTGCAGGTCGCCGCGCAGTTCCCGGCGCCGCGCGCTCGCCAGGGTTGCCACGTCGTGCCCGAGCACCTCGATCGAACCGGCTTGGGGTACAGCCATTTCCAGGATCTCGTGCAGCGTCGTCGATTTCCCGGACCCGGACTCGCCGACGATGCCCAACGTCTCGCCGCGACGCAACTCGAAACTCACGTCGTCGACCGCACGCACCTCCCCGATGGTGCGTCGGAACACCATTCCCTTGGTCAAGCGGTACGTGCGCGACAGGTTGGTCACGCGCACCACGACGTCGGGCGCATCCTCGGCTGTCGCCGCTGGACCGGGGGCAGGGGGCACCCCGAAGATGTCGGCGGCACTGCGCCCGGCGGTTTCCTGAGTACGGATACACGCGGCGTGGTGGCCGTCGGCGACAGGAAGTAAATCCGGTTCGGCGGTGCGGCATTCGTCGATGACCAGGGGGCACCGCGGGGCGAAGGGACAGCCGGGCTCCAGACCCGCCAGCGCCGGCGGGGCACCCGGAATCGGAACCAGCCGGGTGCCCTGCGGGGCGTTCAGGCGTGGCACCGATCCCAGCAGTCCGATGGTGTAGGGCATCCGGCGATGGCGATAGAGCGTGTCCACCGTGGAGGTTTCGACGGCGCGCCCGGCGTACATCACCACCGATCGGTCGGCGAATTCGGCGACCACCCCGAGATCGTGGGTGATGATCAGCACGCCGGCGCCGGTGACATCGCGCGCGGTCTTGAGTACGTCGAGGATCTGCGCCTGCACGGTGACGTCCAGCGCGGTGGTGGGCTCGTCGCAGATCAGCAGGTCGGGGTCATTGGCGATCGCGATCGCGATGACCACCCGCTGGCGCTCCCCGCCGGAGAGCTCATGGGGAAATGCCTTGGCGCGCCGGTCGGGTTGGTTGATGCCGACGAGCTCGAGCAGTTCCCGCGCCCGCCGCTGTGCGGCCCGTTTGTCGGTGCGGGGCTGGTGGACGGTGACGGCTTCGGCGATCTGATCACCGATGGTGTAGACCGGCGTGAGCGCGGACATCGGGTCCTGGAACACCGTGCCGATCGCTTTGCCCCGAACCTGGGACAGCGCGTCGTCGTCGCGGCCCAGGAGCTCGGTTCCGGCCAGTCGGACCGACCCGTGCACCTCGGCGTATTCGGGCAGCAGGCCGATGATCGCCGTCGCGGTGGCCGATTTTCCCGAACCTGACTCGCCGACGACGGCGACCACCTCGCCTGGATCGACGTGCAGGCTGACGCCGCGCACCGCGTTCACCGGTGCCCCGTCGGTGGGGAAGGTGACCGAGAGGTCGTCGACGGCCAGTAGCGCGCTCATCGTTTGCCGACTTTTCCGGGCCGCCGCAGGCCGCCGGATCCGGGGTCGACGGCGTCGCGCAGGCCGTCACCGATCAGGTTGGCGCACAATACGATCAGCACCAGCACTCCGGCGGGGAACAGGAACACCCAGGGGAATGTCGTCACCGACTTGGTGCCGTCGGCAATCAGGGTGCCCAGGGACACATCGGGTGGCTGGACCCCGAAACCAAGGAAGCTGAGCCCGGTTTCGGCGAGGATGGCGAGACCGACGTTGAGGGCGGTGTCGATGATGAGGATCGACGCCACGTTCGGCAGGATGTGCCGGACGATGATCCGCCAATTCGAGACCCCCATATAGCGGGCGGCTCTGACGAATTCGCGGTCTCGCAGGCTCAGCGTCATCCCGCGGACGATGCGCGAGCTGATCATCCAGCTGAACACTCCCAGCAGGACGATCAGGAAGAACAGGCTGCCGCTCTGCTTGATCCGCGGCGTGACAATGGCGATCAACAAAAAGCTCGGTACCACCAGCAGCAGGTCGACGATCCACATCAGGGTGCGGTCACGCCAGCCGCCGAAGTATCCGGCGATGGCGCCGACGGTCGCAGCGATCACCGTTGAGATCAATGCCACGCAGACACCGATGAGCAGTGACTTCTGCATGCCGCGCAACGTCAGGGCCAGCAGGTCCTGGCCCAGGGCGTTGGTGCCGAACCAGTGCTGGGGGCTCGGTGGTTGTTGCAGCGAGTAGAAGTCGAGGTCGGTGTAGGACCAGGGGAGCAGCGTCGGCAACGCGTAGCAGCCCACGAACAAGGCCACCACGATGCCCAGCGAGATCACCGCGGGCCGGTTGCGCAGGAACCGTCGCGTCACCAGTTGCCGGCGTGAGGAGAACGCCGACTGGGCCTCGGGGTTGACGATGTCGGCGAGGTGGTCGGTCATCGGGCCCGCACTCTCGGATCCAGGGCGGCGTAGAGGACATCGGAGAGCAGCCCGGCCAGCAGCACGACCGCGCCGGAGAACACCGTGATGGCCGCGACGATGTTGGTGTCCTGGGTCGCGATGCCCTGGACCGTCCATTCGCCCATGCCGTGCCAGCCGTAGATCCGCTCGACGAAAACGGCGCCGGTCACCAGCGCGCTGACGCCGTAGGCGAACAGTGTCGCCATCGGGATCAACGCCGTGCGCAAGCCGTGTTTGAAGAGGGCCTGGCGCCGGGTCAGGCCCTTGGCGCGGGCGGTGCGGATGAAGTCCTGTCCCAGCACGTCGAGCATCGCGTTGCGCTGATACCGGCTGTAGCCGGCGATCGCGCTGACCGCCAGGGTCAACGACGGCAACACCAGATGTTGCAGGCGGTCGGCGAACGCGTTCAGGAACCCGGGGCCGGCATCAGGGGAGGTCTCGCCGATGTAGTCGAACAGTTGGACCCCCAGGATGGAGTTGACCCGCAGGGCTCCCAAGATGAGCAGGTTGGCGATCACGAACGTCGGCGCGCTGATCACCAGCAGCGACACCGCGGTGATCACGCGATCGGACAGGCGGTACTGCCGGATCGCGCTCCACGCGCCCAGCACCACGCCGACGACCGCTCCGACCACTGACCCGATCACCACCAGGCGCAGGCTGACTCCCACGCGGCGCCACAGTTCGTCGGAGACCGGTTGCCCGGCGACGGTGGTGCCGAAGTCCCCGCGGATTGCCCCCGAGGCCCAGTGCAGGAAGCGCAGCGGGATCGGCTGGTCGAGGCCGAGTTCGATGGCTTTGGCGTCGATCACCGACTGTGGCGGCCGCGGGTTGCGCTGCAGCAGGCTGTCCAGGGGCTCGAAGAACCAGGACGCGAGGCAGAAGGTGAGGAAGGAGGCCAGCACCAGAAGCACCAGGTAGTTGAGCAGGCGGCGCGTCAGGAAACGCGTCATGCGCGGCTCGCGGGGCTGTGCGGCATCCGCTCAGGGTAGAGAAAGACCCGGGCGTGCCGCAGCGCACGGGGCCGTCGGCGCGCCCCCCACCTCTCGCCGCCCCCTCGCCCAAACCGACGTTTGCGGTCATTGTCAAGCTGCTTGGAGTCGGTCGGGTTGATTTTTGGTGGGGAGGTTGATGCCGACGATGGTGCTGGGCGCTGGGGTCTGTGGGCGGTTTCGGAACCGTTCGGGGTGGGTGGCGTAGTAGGCCTGTTGAACGTCGTCGCGTTGCTGCCAGTTCTGCACCCATGATCCGTTGTGGACTTCTGCCGGGGTGAACAGGGCGATGCCGCTGTGGCGGTGGTGCTGGTTGTACCAGGGCATGTAGGCGCCGACCCAGGCGCGGGCGGCGTCGAGGTCATCGAAGGCGCCCGGATAGTTCGGCCGGTACTTCATGGTGCGGAACTCTGATTCGGAGAACGGGTTGTCATTGCTGACCCGGGGCCGGTTGTGGGTCTGGTCGACACCGAGACCGGATAAGAGATCTTTGAGCAAGGTCGACCGCATCGCCGGTCCGGAGTCGGCATGCACGGCCTGCGGCAGGCCATGTTCGGCGAAGGCGTCTTCGAACATGTCGACGGCGAGCTGGTCGCATTCGCGTTCCTCGACGCGACAGCCCACGATCTTGCGGGAGTAGATGTCGATGATCGAATACGCCTTGAATGCCATACCGCGCCAGGGGGTGCGCAGATCGGTGATGTCCCAGCTCCAAATCTGGTTTGGTCCTGTTGCTTTGAGTACCGGCACAGGCCTCGGTGTTGTGTGACCCGAGCGCCGCGTCGGTGCGACTGGACGCGCACTTTGATCTTCGATGGTCGTCGCGATTCGCCACCAGGACCGCCGTGACGCGAGCATCAGGCCGTCATCCCAGCAGGAGGCGAACGAGTGATCCACTGACTGGCCGGCCGCCCAGCCGGCGGTGATCACCGCCGCGATCACTGAGCGGTCGGCTTTCGGGATCCGTGACGGGTAAGCCCGATCTTTCTGCGGCACAGGATCGGCCACCGCAGGGCGGGGCTTGGATCGGTAATGCCACGTCGAGCGTGACAAGCCGATCATCTTCAACGCTTGGCGTTGCGATCCGATCGCCCGAGTCAACTCGGCGACGAGTCCGTTTTCGAGGTCGAGGAACTGCTCAGATCGGTCGTCATGGTGGTGTCGGGCTCTTGTTCGCTCCTGTCGTGCAAGAGCCCGATAGCTTTTCCCAAGGCGGCATTGGTCTGTTCAAGCTCATCGACACGCGCCTGAAGACGCGCGAGCTCGGCCTCGTGTCGCGCTGCTTCAGCGGCCCGCGCTCTGGCTATGGCGGTCCGTTTCACCGGTGGAGTCGTCACATCACTACCTTCTCGCGGAATCAGGCCACGGTCGAGGTCACCCTCATACAGCGATTCCCGCCACCGCCTCAACCGGTGATACGTCAAACCACGACTGACCAGCCACGGACCCTTCTGTCCCTGAGGTTGCAGGTGATATTCGTGGACCAACTCCACCATCTCCGCCGCCGAATAACCCGGACTAATCGACACCGCACCGCTCCTCACCCTGTCCACTAACTGACTCACAGCCAGCCTGACAAAGAGGGTTGGGCGCCAAAACCCGGGAAAACGGCGCCCAAACGTCGGTTTGGGCGCCGGTGCTAGGTCAGCGGTTAGCTAGGACCACTCCGCGAGCACACGCAGTTTGTTGGCCTTCACGGCCGCTTCCCGTCGACGTCGCTTCAGCTCCGGGGCGAAGGCATTGCGCTCGTTGTCCTGGAAATTCAGGGGCAGATCCAGCGCTGCGAGCAGCTTGGCTTCCAGGTGCCACGGCTCGGGGTGCAGCACCCAGGACACTGTGGTGTTCTGGGCCATCCACTCGGTGAGGACGGCTTCGCCGCCGGCAAACGTCTGCCGCTTGCCCGACCCGACCCGACGCAGGGCGAAACCGAGCTGTTCACCGAGGAGCACGCCCAGTGACTTGCGCAGTTGCGAGCCGTCCGCGCTCGCGCCGCCGGCGCCGAAGTGGTAGCGGATGCGTTTGCGGATGTCCTGCGGGGTTTGTGGCTTGCCGCTCTTCGGAGGTGGTCCGGGACTGATCCCGACGTACAGCAATGTCCAGCCGTCTTGCTGTTCACAGCCGGAGACATCGATGTCGCCGGGTATCTCCCGGAACCACCAGCCGAAAGCGCCCGACTCGCTGGGTACCGGACATGGCTCGGCGAACACCTGATCACGCGTATAACGCTGAGCTGCAAGGAAATTGGCGACAGCGTTCGCGCTTCGCTTCGCGGACATCGACTCAGCCATGACCATCAGCGTAGTCCCAGGTGACAGCGAGCAACTCATCCGACCGTCCGCGCCGAGATCGACGAAATGGCGCGATCTACTCGCACTAATCCGCCCAAACGTGAGTTTCGGCGTTGACAGCGCGCGGGTGGTTTGGTTCTATTCCTGGTTAAGGTTGCAATCCTGGCCAGATCTACCAACTTAACGAGGAAATTCATGACCTCATCTGCGACAGCGGCTGAGCCCGCCGCGGGGCAGTACGAACTGAGTCACCTGCGGTCCCTGGAGGCTGAGGCGATCCACATCATCCGCGAGGTGGCCGCCGAGTTCGAGCGGCCCGTGCTGCTGTTCTCCGGCGGCAAGGACTCGATCGTGATGCTGCATCTGGCGGTCAAGGCGTTCGCGCCGGGCCGCCTGCCGTTCCCGGTCATGCACGTCGACACCGGGCACAACTTCGACGAGGTCATCGGCACCCGCGACGCCCTGGTGGCACAGCACGGGGTCCGCCTGGTCGTGGCCAGTGTGGAAGAGGACATCGCTGCCGGTCGCGTGGTCGACAACGGGCCGTCACGCAACCCGCTGCAGACCGTCACGCTGTTGCGCGGGATCCGCGAGAACAAGTTCGACGCCGCATTCGGTGGGGCCCGCCGGGACGAGGAGAAGGCGCGCGCCAAGGAGCGGGTGTTCAGCTTCCGCGACGAGTTCGGCCAGTGGGACCCCAAGGCGCAGCGCCCCGAGCTGTGGAACATCTACAACGGCCGCCACCACAAAGGTGAGCACATCCGGGTGTTCCCGCTGTCGAACTGGACCGAGTACGACATCTGGGCCTACATCGGCGCCGAGAACATCACCCTGCCGTCGATCTACTACGCCCACCGCCGCCCGGTGTTCGCCCGCGACGGCATGCTGCTGGCCGTACACGAGTTCATGCAACCCAACGCTGATGAGCCGGTCTTCGAAACGAGCGTGCGGTTCCGCACCGTCGGTGACGTCACCTGCACCGGTTGTGTGGAGTCGACGGCCGAGACCGTCGAGCAGGTGATCGCCGAGACCGCGCTGTCGCGACTGACCGAACGCGGCGCCACCCGCGCCGACGACCGGATCTCCGAGGCCGGCATGGAAGACCGCAAACGTGAGGGCTACTTCTGATGAGCACGTTGCTTCGCATTGCCACCGCAGGTTCGGTTGACGACGGAAAGTCCACACTGATCGGCCGGCTGCTGTTCGACTCCAAGGCTGTGATGGAAGACCAGCTGGCCTCGGTGGAGCGCACCTC
Proteins encoded:
- a CDS encoding dipeptide ABC transporter ATP-binding protein, with the protein product MSALLAVDDLSVTFPTDGAPVNAVRGVSLHVDPGEVVAVVGESGSGKSATATAIIGLLPEYAEVHGSVRLAGTELLGRDDDALSQVRGKAIGTVFQDPMSALTPVYTIGDQIAEAVTVHQPRTDKRAAQRRARELLELVGINQPDRRAKAFPHELSGGERQRVVIAIAIANDPDLLICDEPTTALDVTVQAQILDVLKTARDVTGAGVLIITHDLGVVAEFADRSVVMYAGRAVETSTVDTLYRHRRMPYTIGLLGSVPRLNAPQGTRLVPIPGAPPALAGLEPGCPFAPRCPLVIDECRTAEPDLLPVADGHHAACIRTQETAGRSAADIFGVPPAPGPAATAEDAPDVVVRVTNLSRTYRLTKGMVFRRTIGEVRAVDDVSFELRRGETLGIVGESGSGKSTTLHEILEMAVPQAGSIEVLGHDVATLASARRRELRGDLQVVFQDPVASLDPRLPVSDLLAEPLQANGFDKSGVATRVAELLEIVGLRRADAGRYPSEFSGGQKQRIGIARALATQPKILALDEPVSALDVSIQAGILNLLLDLQQQFGLSYLFVSHDLSVVKHLAHRVAVMYRGAIVEQGEAQAVFSNPQHEYTRKLLAAVPSPPL
- a CDS encoding ABC transporter permease yields the protein MTDHLADIVNPEAQSAFSSRRQLVTRRFLRNRPAVISLGIVVALFVGCYALPTLLPWSYTDLDFYSLQQPPSPQHWFGTNALGQDLLALTLRGMQKSLLIGVCVALISTVIAATVGAIAGYFGGWRDRTLMWIVDLLLVVPSFLLIAIVTPRIKQSGSLFFLIVLLGVFSWMISSRIVRGMTLSLRDREFVRAARYMGVSNWRIIVRHILPNVASILIIDTALNVGLAILAETGLSFLGFGVQPPDVSLGTLIADGTKSVTTFPWVFLFPAGVLVLIVLCANLIGDGLRDAVDPGSGGLRRPGKVGKR
- a CDS encoding ABC transporter permease, with the protein product MTRFLTRRLLNYLVLLVLASFLTFCLASWFFEPLDSLLQRNPRPPQSVIDAKAIELGLDQPIPLRFLHWASGAIRGDFGTTVAGQPVSDELWRRVGVSLRLVVIGSVVGAVVGVVLGAWSAIRQYRLSDRVITAVSLLVISAPTFVIANLLILGALRVNSILGVQLFDYIGETSPDAGPGFLNAFADRLQHLVLPSLTLAVSAIAGYSRYQRNAMLDVLGQDFIRTARAKGLTRRQALFKHGLRTALIPMATLFAYGVSALVTGAVFVERIYGWHGMGEWTVQGIATQDTNIVAAITVFSGAVVLLAGLLSDVLYAALDPRVRAR
- a CDS encoding DDE-type integrase/transposase/recombinase, producing MPQKDRAYPSRIPKADRSVIAAVITAGWAAGQSVDHSFASCWDDGLMLASRRSWWRIATTIEDQSARPVAPTRRSGHTTPRPVPVLKATGPNQIWSWDITDLRTPWRGMAFKAYSIIDIYSRKIVGCRVEERECDQLAVDMFEDAFAEHGLPQAVHADSGPAMRSTLLKDLLSGLGVDQTHNRPRVSNDNPFSESEFRTMKYRPNYPGAFDDLDAARAWVGAYMPWYNQHHRHSGIALFTPAEVHNGSWVQNWQQRDDVQQAYYATHPERFRNRPQTPAPSTIVGINLPTKNQPDRLQAA
- a CDS encoding GIY-YIG nuclease family protein — protein: MAESMSAKRSANAVANFLAAQRYTRDQVFAEPCPVPSESGAFGWWFREIPGDIDVSGCEQQDGWTLLYVGISPGPPPKSGKPQTPQDIRKRIRYHFGAGGASADGSQLRKSLGVLLGEQLGFALRRVGSGKRQTFAGGEAVLTEWMAQNTTVSWVLHPEPWHLEAKLLAALDLPLNFQDNERNAFAPELKRRRREAAVKANKLRVLAEWS
- the cysD gene encoding sulfate adenylyltransferase subunit CysD, with translation MTSSATAAEPAAGQYELSHLRSLEAEAIHIIREVAAEFERPVLLFSGGKDSIVMLHLAVKAFAPGRLPFPVMHVDTGHNFDEVIGTRDALVAQHGVRLVVASVEEDIAAGRVVDNGPSRNPLQTVTLLRGIRENKFDAAFGGARRDEEKARAKERVFSFRDEFGQWDPKAQRPELWNIYNGRHHKGEHIRVFPLSNWTEYDIWAYIGAENITLPSIYYAHRRPVFARDGMLLAVHEFMQPNADEPVFETSVRFRTVGDVTCTGCVESTAETVEQVIAETALSRLTERGATRADDRISEAGMEDRKREGYF